A single genomic interval of Hevea brasiliensis isolate MT/VB/25A 57/8 chromosome 4, ASM3005281v1, whole genome shotgun sequence harbors:
- the LOC110642376 gene encoding AT-rich interactive domain-containing protein 5 isoform X2 codes for MTSNEMVYAKEAGKDVDETLNINLNDALLEGEAKEHPLSHPGDQEAQNPVENGKMRAEDKDDVTEDAMDCAVVQVEEQIPAEKVADAPGAKSPETFHNKDEKAVSDSKIHENETSGGNIQAKANANGMHGDLQDVKFNSEDNADNGANEINNDADVKNEDSHIHLLNEKSLHDGKVDDDMNVEAVKDVVTKVDLSPPQIKKEMPKPNLDEEYEATMNTPNKSFLFEPSSAEGYESGTEEEQAAFIKEVETFYKENNLEFKAPKFYKEELNLLKLWNAVVKLGGYEQVTSCKLWRQVGESFRPPKTCTTVSWTFRIFYEKALLEYEKHKMHCGELPFSDASVTEPIRVENQAPGSQAPGSGRARRDAAARAMQGWHSQRLLNNGQDKNLNSTPKSDKQLKSNGLLKRKKPSNVERAVHVPHMKTMKLQADTMVIDIGPPADWVKINVQRTNDCFEIYALVPGLLREEVHVQSDPAGRLIISGQPEQLDNPWGVTPFKKVVSLPSRIDPHQTSAVVTLHGQLFVRVPFEQSDV; via the exons ATGACTAGTAATGAAATGGTGTATGCCAAAGAAGCGGGGAAAGATGTGGACGAAACACTCAATATCAATCTAAATGATGCACTACTTGAAGGGGAAGCCAAAGAGCATCCTTTGTCTCACCCTGGGGATCAGGAAGCTCAAAACCCAGttgaaaatgggaaaatgagggcTGAGGACAAGGATGATGTTACCGAAGATGCAATGGACTGCGCAGTTGTTCAAGTAGAAGAACAAATCCCAGCTGAAAAGGTTGCAGATGCTCCTGGTGCCAAAAGTCCTGAGACTTTTCATAACAAGGATGAAAAAGCTGTTAGCGATAGTAAAATCCATGAAAATGAAACTAGTGGTGGTAACATCCAAGCCAAAGCCAATGCCAATGGAATGCATGGTGACCTTCAAGATGTGAAATTTAATTCTGAGGATAATGCTGACAATGGTGCCAATGAAATTAACAATGACGCGGATGTTAAAAATGAGGATAGTCATATCCATCTCTTGAATGAGAAGTCTTTACATGATGGGAAAGTTGATGATGATATGAATGTGGAGGCAGTGAAAGATGTGGTGACCAAGGTGGACTTGTCTCCACCACAGATTAAAAAGGAGATGCCAAAACCCAACTTGGATGAAGAGTATGAAGCCACCATGAACACTCCAAACAAATCATTCCTTTTTGAACCTTCTTCAGCTGAGGGTTATGAGTCTGGAACAGAAGAGGAGCAAGCTGCGTTTATAAAGGAGGTTGAAACTTTTTATAAAGAAAATAACTTAGAATTCAAGGCCCCAAAGTTCTACAAAGAAGAATTGAATTTGCTCAA GTTATGGAATGCAGTGGTCAAACTGGGAGGCTATGAACAG GTGACTTCATGCAAGTTATGGCGGCAAGTGGGAGAATCATTCAGACCCCCAAA GACCTGCACTACTGTCTCGTGGACATTCCGAATTTTCTATGAGAAG GCATTACTTGAATAtgaaaagcataaaatgcattgtGGGGAGCTCCCTTTTTCTGATGCTTCCGTGACAGAGCCTATTAGGGTTGAAAATCAG GCACCAGGAAGTCAAGCTCCTGGATCAGGTAGGGCACGAAGGGATGCTGCAGCTCGTGCCATGCAGGGATGGCACTCCCAGCGTCTTCTTAATAATGGTCAG GACAAGAACTTGAATTCTACACCAAAGAGTGACAAGCAGCTAAAATCTAATG GTTTACTGAAGCGTAAAAAGCCATCGAATGTTGAGCGTGCTGTCCATGTTCCTCACATGAAAACAATGAAACTGCA GGCGGATACTATGGTCATTGACATTGGACCTCCAGCTGATTGGGTGAAGATCAATGTGCAAAGAACT AATGACTGCTTTGAAATATATGCTTTAGTTCCAGGGCTTTTGCGTGAGGAG GTGCATGTTCAATCTGATCCAGCAGGACGGTTGATTATATCTGGTCAACCAGAGCAACTGGATAATCCTTGGGGTGTCACACCCTTTAAAAAG GTTGTCAGCTTACCTTCAAGAATTGATCCACATCAGACATCTGCTGTGGTCACCCTGCATGGGCAGTTGTTTGTGCGTGTCCCATTTGAGCAGTCAGATGTGTAG
- the LOC110642376 gene encoding AT-rich interactive domain-containing protein 5 isoform X1 has product MTSNEMVYAKEAGKDVDETLNINLNDALLEGEAKEHPLSHPGDQEAQNPVENGKMRAEDKDDVTEDAMDCAVVQVEEQIPAEKVADAPGAKSPETFHNKDEKAVSDSKIHENETSGGNIQAKANANGMHGDLQDVKFNSEDNADNGANEINNDADVKNEDSHIHLLNEKSLHDGKVDDDMNVEAVKDVVTKVDLSPPQIKKEMPKPNLDEEYEATMNTPNKSFLFEPSSAEGYESGTEEEQAAFIKEVETFYKENNLEFKAPKFYKEELNLLKLWNAVVKLGGYEQVTSCKLWRQVGESFRPPKTCTTVSWTFRIFYEKALLEYEKHKMHCGELPFSDASVTEPIRVENQAPGSQAPGSGRARRDAAARAMQGWHSQRLLNNGQVCDPIIKDKNLNSTPKSDKQLKSNGLLKRKKPSNVERAVHVPHMKTMKLQADTMVIDIGPPADWVKINVQRTNDCFEIYALVPGLLREEVHVQSDPAGRLIISGQPEQLDNPWGVTPFKKVVSLPSRIDPHQTSAVVTLHGQLFVRVPFEQSDV; this is encoded by the exons ATGACTAGTAATGAAATGGTGTATGCCAAAGAAGCGGGGAAAGATGTGGACGAAACACTCAATATCAATCTAAATGATGCACTACTTGAAGGGGAAGCCAAAGAGCATCCTTTGTCTCACCCTGGGGATCAGGAAGCTCAAAACCCAGttgaaaatgggaaaatgagggcTGAGGACAAGGATGATGTTACCGAAGATGCAATGGACTGCGCAGTTGTTCAAGTAGAAGAACAAATCCCAGCTGAAAAGGTTGCAGATGCTCCTGGTGCCAAAAGTCCTGAGACTTTTCATAACAAGGATGAAAAAGCTGTTAGCGATAGTAAAATCCATGAAAATGAAACTAGTGGTGGTAACATCCAAGCCAAAGCCAATGCCAATGGAATGCATGGTGACCTTCAAGATGTGAAATTTAATTCTGAGGATAATGCTGACAATGGTGCCAATGAAATTAACAATGACGCGGATGTTAAAAATGAGGATAGTCATATCCATCTCTTGAATGAGAAGTCTTTACATGATGGGAAAGTTGATGATGATATGAATGTGGAGGCAGTGAAAGATGTGGTGACCAAGGTGGACTTGTCTCCACCACAGATTAAAAAGGAGATGCCAAAACCCAACTTGGATGAAGAGTATGAAGCCACCATGAACACTCCAAACAAATCATTCCTTTTTGAACCTTCTTCAGCTGAGGGTTATGAGTCTGGAACAGAAGAGGAGCAAGCTGCGTTTATAAAGGAGGTTGAAACTTTTTATAAAGAAAATAACTTAGAATTCAAGGCCCCAAAGTTCTACAAAGAAGAATTGAATTTGCTCAA GTTATGGAATGCAGTGGTCAAACTGGGAGGCTATGAACAG GTGACTTCATGCAAGTTATGGCGGCAAGTGGGAGAATCATTCAGACCCCCAAA GACCTGCACTACTGTCTCGTGGACATTCCGAATTTTCTATGAGAAG GCATTACTTGAATAtgaaaagcataaaatgcattgtGGGGAGCTCCCTTTTTCTGATGCTTCCGTGACAGAGCCTATTAGGGTTGAAAATCAG GCACCAGGAAGTCAAGCTCCTGGATCAGGTAGGGCACGAAGGGATGCTGCAGCTCGTGCCATGCAGGGATGGCACTCCCAGCGTCTTCTTAATAATGGTCAGGTTTGTGATCCAATCATCAAG GACAAGAACTTGAATTCTACACCAAAGAGTGACAAGCAGCTAAAATCTAATG GTTTACTGAAGCGTAAAAAGCCATCGAATGTTGAGCGTGCTGTCCATGTTCCTCACATGAAAACAATGAAACTGCA GGCGGATACTATGGTCATTGACATTGGACCTCCAGCTGATTGGGTGAAGATCAATGTGCAAAGAACT AATGACTGCTTTGAAATATATGCTTTAGTTCCAGGGCTTTTGCGTGAGGAG GTGCATGTTCAATCTGATCCAGCAGGACGGTTGATTATATCTGGTCAACCAGAGCAACTGGATAATCCTTGGGGTGTCACACCCTTTAAAAAG GTTGTCAGCTTACCTTCAAGAATTGATCCACATCAGACATCTGCTGTGGTCACCCTGCATGGGCAGTTGTTTGTGCGTGTCCCATTTGAGCAGTCAGATGTGTAG